From Felis catus isolate Fca126 chromosome B4, F.catus_Fca126_mat1.0, whole genome shotgun sequence:
tgcagggagcccccagcctgggccccttCCGGTGGCCTGAAGCCGGGACACCCTGCCGTTCAGCCTGTGGTCTGGAAGCTACACCAGGCCCTCCAGCCACAGAGGAGCGCCAACCGAGCCCCTGCCATGGGTCACCCTCTCCGGGGTGGCCCCCACCGACACCCGGGCTCCCGCAGGTCCCGAGCCCAGCTCCTGAGGGTGGGCTGTGGGCTGGGCACCTGCCAGGTGCACAACCTCGGCCACCGCCTATGGCAGCTGGTTGGGTCAGCCGGCCCACGGGACTCAGCCCCCGTGGACCCCAGCAGCCCCCACAGCTACGGCTGAGATGGAGCAGGACAGACCTCTGTCTGTCCCGGCCAGGATGCCACCCCCCAACCCAGTCCCAGAGCCGCATCtgggcccccctgcccccacccagccccgcGGACTTCCTACGAACACCAATAACCAGAACAGTGTGCAGGCCCCCAAGGCAACTcccgccccaccccacacccacctgGTCCTGTAGCAAGCAACCTCGACCGGCTTTGGACAAGGAAGGCCGTGCACATGTGTCGACCCCAGCAGGTCTGTAGGCAGAGTCTGGACTCATGAAAGGGGCttcagaggggaggggcagcccaaGGATGTGGGGCAGGATACCTAGGGCCACGCTGGGCCAGCACAAGGTGGGCCAGTGTGGCCCCTTCCCCGCTGGTCTGGAGTCATCAGATTAGGCCCTGGCTTTGGGCACGTGCACTTGGCCTGTCCCAGGTGCCCAGCCTTTCCATTCCCTGTGCCCTGGAGACTGGgagggcagcaggaaggaggaCCCCCTGTGGTCCCCATCCCCAGAGCCTGAGTGAGAGAGGACAGGCCATGTCAAAGTGGAGACCTcccccccaccgcaccccctccccccccagctgGATAGCAGGGAGCCTGGGAAAAGGCCTAGAGATTCAGGAACCACACTGGGGCTGAGCAGACGCCCCTTCCCATCGCTCTGGGCAaggtggggctgggtggggcaAGATCTCCAGCCCAGATAGGCCCAGTCAGAACCTTTCCACCTCAGGTGGGGTGGGGTAGTCCAACAAGGGTGGGGGCGCCGCAGGCTATACAATCTCCCcggccccaccctgccctgctctgGGATTTACTGGGGCAAACTGGTGGACAGCAGGAGGCTGGAGCCGGCTCGCCTAGAGTTGGGGAAGGTGGATTGTCCTTAAGGGTTTAGAACAAGGTCTTCAGCCAGTTCCCGGTGTAGGTCCACCCCGGGTAGGGCCTTTACATGCTGTGATACCTGAGCCTCTGCTAGTCCCTCAGTACTGACACCCCCATGCCATCAGGACATGACCCAAGGTTCAGAAAGGAAGTTTCCATTACTTGGCATACACTAATAATGGCACTTACTCTGCCAACATTTGCCCTCGTCCCCTTCTCAGCCACTCTGTGAGGGGAGTGCTATCGTTATCCCGTCTCTAGAAGCAGAAACTGCAGCCACAGAGGTCGGGGAAGTGCCTACTGTCACCGCAGTGCCCTCCCACAGAACCCCTCAGATGCCCTGccccccccattcccacccctgAGGGTGGGAGCATTTCCAGGACACCATTAGGCCCTGTGGAGACAGTTCAGGCTGGTCCCTGCCCTGAATTGCGGGTGGGAAGCAGATCAGGGCAGGCTGCCTGGAGGAAGCCTAGGTCTGAGGTTTGCAAGGCTCCCAGGAGAGCCGAGGGTGGAGTCCACAGGAGGCATGAGTATGGCCGGGgaagcccccccacccctactcccaaAGCCGCTGAGAGAGGCTGGAAccagcgtgagtgggggtggaAGAGGCCAGTGGGCCAGGCCTC
This genomic window contains:
- the ADM2 gene encoding protein ADM2, which translates into the protein MARPLPVTFGCISLLCLLLPGTLSRGLGGSQWPAPPREPPAWAPSGGLKPGHPAVQPVVWKLHQALQPQRSANRAPAMGHPLRGGPHRHPGSRRSRAQLLRVGCGLGTCQVHNLGHRLWQLVGSAGPRDSAPVDPSSPHSYG